In one window of Lemur catta isolate mLemCat1 chromosome 25, mLemCat1.pri, whole genome shotgun sequence DNA:
- the GREM2 gene encoding gremlin-2 — protein sequence MFRRLSLSLFLVAVLVRVAEARKNRPAGAIPSPYKDGSSNNSERWQHQIKEVLASSQEALVVTERKYLKSDWCKTQPLRQTVGEEGCRSRTILNRFCYGQCNSFYIPRHVKKEEESFQSCAFCKPQRVTSVLVELECPGLDPPFRLKKIQKVKQCRCMSVNLSDSDKQ from the coding sequence ATGTTCCGGAGGCTTTCCCTGTCCTTGTTCCTGGTGGCCGTGCTGGTGAGGGTGGCCGAAGCCCGCAAGAACCGGCCGGCGGGCGCCATCCCCTCGCCTTACAAGGACGGCAGCAGCAACAACTCGGAGCGATGGCAGCACCAGATCAAGGAGGTGCTGGCCTCCAGCCAGGAGGCCCTGGTGGTCACCGAGCGCAAGTACCTCAAGAGTGACTGGTGCAAGACGCAGCCGCTGCGGCAGACGGTGGGCGAGGAGGGCTGCCGCAGCCGCACCATCCTCAACCGCTTCTGCTACGGCCAGTGCAACTCCTTCTACATCCCGCGGCAcgtgaagaaggaggaggagtcCTTCCAGTCCTGCGCCTTCTGCAAGCCCCAGCGCGTCACCTCCGTCCTCGTGGAGCTCGAGTGCCCCGGCCTGGACCCGCCCTTCCGACTCAAAAAAATCCAGAAGGTGAAGCAGTGCAGGTGCATGTCCGTGAACCTGAGCGACTCGGACAAGCAGTGA